Within the Salvia hispanica cultivar TCC Black 2014 chromosome 4, UniMelb_Shisp_WGS_1.0, whole genome shotgun sequence genome, the region taataaaaattgtttgacttaggccgtcataaaaaaaatataactgccacaaaattaaaatcgtTGAAACGACTAATAGCACTAAATAATATGGGAATTACTACTGAAAATAAGCGCAATATCTTTTGCATTACTATTAAATGTACATATACCAATCCATAGCCAAAATCAGGCTTTTAACGTTTAAATGAATTCTTTATATTGttgcaaaatttatttttgacttTATTATAACATAACGACAAATAATGACAATTGACGTTATAAATTCGTAATGACTGACGGTTAGTACTATATGAATTAagctctataaatataagctcaaaaaattgattcaacaaatcaTTGGAGGTGAGGGAGTCATACATGAACAGAGTAGCAAAACCGCATAAGCCTCAACTCAGTCACTATCGTCCACTCCAGAATCTCCTCAAGTGAAGGGTTGcacatgcaaaaaaaaaaagaaagtcaCAATTCACAAACATGTAGAAACGAGGAAttgaggaaaaaaattgaGGCAACTGCGCATCGCTCCCAAAAAGGGAAGACTTGTCTAAAGAAAGTAATGTCGGTGGTGGTGGTACAAATGTAGAAGCCGTGCGGAGGAAGTAGCCTAGAAGTCGTGCGGAGGGAGTCGCCTAGAAGCggggaaagagaaagaaagagggCTGTTGGTGGCAACAAGCTTTATCTATCGGCGAGAAAGAGGGCGGCGGGTTGGATTAGCGGTGGAGAGAGAGCTTTGAGACATAGAAGAAATGCCGAGAATGAGAAGGTTCTATTaggtttgaaatttgaatttcattttttgaaataaaataaattaaatggttGAAATGTTGTAATAAATGCAAATTCATTCTTACTTTATGAGATTGACGAGATTTTGAGCAATTTAAGTATGCCtcatacataaatattttgaatctttaacattccaaaatataattgataaGATAATTATAATAGAAATCTTATTAATTgcttaataagaataattatgTTTCAAGTCAAATAGTAACcaaacatataattaaaatgggaaaataatGATACGCCCTAAAACAGGGTGGCAGTTAAAATTATgagaacaagaacaaaaataaagaattcaAAATTAGTTAATTGGTAATTACCTCAAAATGCTAAAGTGGCAATAAGATCCCGACTAATTGATGCAAAGAATTAAAGCAATTGcgattaaaatctaaataaatgtGTGACAATTGTGATAACGCTTtgtgcaaataaaaattataaatataatttaaaagattgattacttttttcattaattttttcttttgagaTACGAAGTGACACCTCCAAATAAAGTGTGGCAAATGATTACTATGAAATGATTCTTGGTAAGTGATGATGTAATGAAATTGGAATTACGATTTTCATGTTGAttccaattttatatatgaataaaatctaaatcaatttattttagtttacaaAAATTGCGTAATTTTATTGAGTGGTGAATAgtaaattatatgtttaatatatattaataagaaaaatttattatatttaccaaccttaaaatttaatttttaaaataaataaaaatataaatactttgatttaatttatcaagatactaataaaaatatgcacgtatttttttgctaaattaTCTAATCAATATTAGTCCATTTATAATTTCCAAAgttgtttcattttatatttttataataattttttatttcgaacatttatgattttatgttCCATATTATGATatagtttttcatttcataaaattattttacataatgaaataagtatgaagaaaataaaatggatcGTGCATCGCACACaggtgtgatactagtttatgttaaaatgaaaaacttaacaatataaaatgcaatatgcctataactaaaatgcaatttgcAGAAATCCATCCACATcttcacaaatatatattgcatttttgtgtttacaGTATTGCATGTCtcgtgccacgtggcagcacgagattggatgtacgttgtgacACTAATTAAGGATGCACCCTAATGCTCtcatactactccatatataaaaCATACAACGACGTACACACAGAATAACCTAAActaaatgttaaaaatttgCATATTTGTTCCCACAAATGATCAACTAGTGTATTTCGAAGTTCAAGATgaacattttatttcttgttgcATCATATCGAGTTAAGTACTCTTGAAATCGAACATCTTCATTTGTTGTAATCTCAATTTCTGGTCTAGCAACTTTAATCGGAGTACTAAGATCACGCTCATTTATCGGATTAATATTAGATCATGTTTTTATTAGTTGATGTAAATTATTAGTCTTCTGTTTTAAGTTTATGTATGTATTTATCTtatgtttttctatttcagaaaaaatgacatcatttggtagaaataaaaatgaggtCGTTTAAGTGGAATGGAATTTTATccatacaatatttttttacctcCTATACCAGATATGATTTCTCTTTACGTCCATGTTCATGACAAAATTGcgaaaaattatgaaagtgATTATGTTAGATGTCGAGTTTTCAACCTGACcagaatttgactaaatatAATggttttagaaaattttggcTATTATTCTCCTCTTTTTGTCcgagaaaaaaattgtcatattGCTATTTCTTGATGTCTGCGATTGAAAGTTTTATTTACTGTTTTCTGATTTTGATTAAGTCGACCCATTATacaactaaattattttagtaacattttactataaaatcaATACGTAAAAGTGGAtccatatttcattaatttttatcttaattttcttcataaaattaaataatttattaaaacttgtgtgaCTATTAAcgtggagtatataaaaatgaagacGCACATCACAAGTTAGCGTAAAACAGAATTGAGTGATTCCTAAGAATCACATGAATACCGGATCAAAAGGAACTCCAGTGTCTCTGATCCAATCATCAATAAGAAAATGTACAAGGGGAGTCCATGGCTTGGCTGCCTCATCATCTGCAAAGTGTTGTATACCCGCCCAATCGACCCGTTTGGAGGTGTCCGCCCCGGGCCCATAATTTTTATACTCGGCGTAGAAGAGGGTAGACAACCCGAGGGTCCCGTCCCACGGCTGCCACCCATCGGGCGAAATGAACCCCTCGATTGTGGTTTGCATGATGATTGTCCGCGACATTGTCTTCCACGGCCGCCCTAGGTAAGCCGCTATTGGTGGCTGCGCATTCAGGAATGCATCCTCTGCTGTGATGTTGCATCCTTGGATGATGGTAATCCCGGTCACATTTTTCTCCTCGCGCCCCTGCACCGTCACTTCGCATGTCTGGCGGGGCATGGGCTTCCGTACCACCATAACGCACTTCTGTAGTGCCGTGACGGCGTTGCCGAAGATGAAGTCCACAGTGCGACTAATGCGACACTCCCGGAAAAACTGGCTGTTTTTGTCAGGACAAAGGGTGTCTTGGTAATATGAACGTTGTAGTAGACGCCTAGGTCGCCTGTGGCTCGCACTGCCACCGCCTGATGCCCTTCGGGCCCCCTCGTGTTCTCAACCCCGATGTCCTTGGCAGTGAAGAGTCGCCCTTCAACGGCTGCAGAACCACCCAAATAAATGTCAATTAAGTCACTTCTTTTCAGCACGAAAGAAATATCTAGTGTGTtagtaagaaagatgaaaaagatactccctctgtccctgaaagtttgtttcatttttctatttttgtccgtctcacaaaatttgtctcatttcactttttttttatcatttttgtattagaccccatattctactaactcattcctactcacattttattataaaactaatatagaaaagtaggatccacgtCCCACtgactttttcaactcatttttcattacatttcgtAAAACTCGTACCGAGTCGCAAAGTGGGATAATATTTGGGAGACAGAGGAAGTAATATAGCGGGGAGAGTATATCTTTATATCAAcgtagaaatgactcaattaaattgaaacttgtctaaatagaaaaataactcaattaacaAGGAACAAGAGAGTACTTACTTAGAGTTGAGGTGTCACCGGTCCGAAAACCTTCTGCGAAACTCTTGTTGCCACTAATTATGGTTTTTAATGGGCCCTCTCCGATCAAAACTACATTATCGGTCATTTTGGGTATCATCACATACTCCATGTATAGACCTTCCTTTACCAGAATCACATACGGCACACTACTTTGTTTAGGGACAGTCTGAACGGCCTCGGTGAACGTCTTGAAATTGCCGCTGCCGTCTTGCGCCACCACCACGTTAGGCTTCAACGCAATCTTAGGGTTCTCAACAAGCTTCCTTCCTTGGCCACTGACGTAATCAGGAATGTTTTCATCGTCGAGGAGCTGCCGTGGCGTCTTGACGCTGTTCACCAGTTCCCCCAAATCTTTTTTCACTGATTCGTAATTCTTTTCGAATTCGATCACCATCGCCAAACTCTTTGTCAGTAACCTCCCGCTGGTTTTCAGCATTTCCCTCACCTTTTCCTTTGCATTAGACTCACCTGTGCTTAGTCGTAATTATGTTAGAGTAatatgctccctccgtccgcaaaATATTGTCCAAATTGGACTTAGCACgagtattaagaaatgtgaagaaaaaatgagtggaaaaagtaaGTGGAATATAGGTCTCAtgttatatattggttttataaaaGAATGTGAGTGTATCGAGTTGGTAAggtccatttaccaaaaatagaaaaaaaacaaagtggacagtatttcacggacggactaaaatgacaaaactggacaacatttcacggacggagggagtaataatgcTAGAcctagtagtagtagtaggtagctgagacatttcttttgggcacaaaatttaagattttgatgtgttAAAAGTTatagtggagagagtaaagtaagagagtgaaTCAAATACCCCCTCTATCCCAAGAAAGTTGAGTTACTTCTTTTTTGCtgtcgttttgaaaaaatcactctctccatccacaaaaaatagtttgatTTATGGACGACATACgttttaattagaaattggtaaagtaagagatatgagGAGAAAAAGGGATAAATTACgagaaaatagagaaaaagtggaaaagtgtgagaaagaaatttttcatttttagaaatgagactatttttcgtggacatcctaaaatggcaaaatgagactatttttcgtgcaTAAAAGGGATAagaaatagttaaagtggataaatagtactacctccgtcccccaaaatttgctacactttgactcgacacgggttttaagaaatgtaatggaaagtgagttgaaaaagttggtgggatgtgggtcctacttttaaagtattagttttataataaaatgtgagtaggaatgagttagtggaatatggggtccactaccaaaaatggtaaaagtgaagtgtatcaaattttcagggacggaccgaaatggtaatatgtatcaaattttcagggacagaggtagtaacgtataagagagaataatatcgaaaaaattgttctctacattattctcgtTTTTTACTTTGCTAGTTATCcgctttaattatttattactccctctatcccccaaattttgtcaCAGTTTGACCAGACataggttttaagaaatgtcaCGAGaaatgggttgaaaaagtgGCTAGCATGTgagttctatttttaaagtattgttttataacaaaatgtaagttgaaataagttagtggaatgtgaggttcactatcaaaaatagtaaaaagtgaaatgtgacaaatttgaTGGGAcagaagaaaatggaaaaatgcgACAAAAATTCAGGGGTGGAGGGAGTacgattttttcaaaactaggtaaaaaaaaataactcaactttCTTGAGGCAGAGGGAGAGgaagtaagagaaaagaaaattttttccaaaagaaaataacacaaCCGCCTTGAAACCactaaaaaaggaatacaGACTCAACtgtatagtactccctccgtcccattgaagatgactcactttcctttttagtttgtcccaactaagatgactcattacttaaaatgtaaacacctttatctctactttattcgctctctcttactttactctttactctcaacacacaaaaaaaagttgcataaaatcccgtgccgcccaagaaaggggtcatcttccttgggacggagggagtatttaaatttatcttaCTTTTAGTCTTGGCGAAAGAATCAAAGCATGTCTCTTTGTCACCAATAGCACCACTCAGCCATATCTTGATCTCACCAAGGACATAATCCATATTGTGCCCGGTCTCATACTGGCTAATTTTCTCGAACGACGTATAGATTTCATCGATGGCGCTGGCAAGCACACGCTCGCACTTGTCGAGCGCCTGCCTCGTCATGTagtccttctccaactccttatACATAGTCGCGTTTTTTATCTCCATCTTCAGCTCCTCCACCGCCGCGTCAAATGCTTTCTTAATAGCCTCCTTAGCCTCTTTGATGTCTCCTTCGTTGCAACTGTCTCCCATGCCCGTGTCTTCGCATATATTGGCCATTAAGGCTTGTTTCTTCTCGTCGTTGGCAGCCACGGCTGCGGCCAGGCACGCCACCACGAGGGCCGCGCCCAGAGTTGTTGCATTGCTCTTTCTATCGACCATTTAGATCTGTTTTAACTTATCAACTTTGGATTTGTAGTGGATGGGTATTTATAAGATAGAGGTTAAAGGATGAGTATGGCTCGCATCGTTGGTTGGTGATGCACAATTTTTGGTTCCATTTCCATGTTATGcgatttgttatttttgtaattaaccaccatatgtatattatttgaaatatcggattaaaaatgtttttggaataaaatctttccattttatacaacaataaaataaactcataggaaaaaatatattactccctctgtcccattaaaaatgaaacatttgctttttcgtacgagattttatgcagtgttgttttgtgagttaataagaagagaataaagtaagagaaataaaaatgtagagatgatattgtttctatttagaaaatattttatttttaatgggataacctaaaaaggaaaatgtttcatttaatggaacggaagaagtattagttttaattatagttagcTCAGCCTCAGCCAGCCTACGatgatttttgtgaaaaaacattaaattactGTAAATGCAGtttatatttatctatattatttactTAATAGCTCGAGTTATGATATTTCGACAAGTCACAATGCTATTGGTTTTCAGTTTTACCATTGTTAATCCTTTGGTTTTAGTTTTACTATCGTTAGTTCTAATAAATGGAGGCCTATATATagccaaataataaaaatgaaccCAACGTTAGTATAGTTATATAGACACATGGATCTTACTAAAATACGAGCTCTCGGACTCTCAGTGATCGTTATTTCCtaatcattgttgatataaTATTGACTATTGGATATTTATTATACAAGAATACTGATATTTTGAGTACTGGAAATCAGTGCCTCGTGGCGctagtattattattgtaatGAATATGTGCTGGAAGAGTAACTGATAAATGCTTACATGAAGAGCAATCTAACTCGTCTGGCAGTATATGTGCTACTTGAGGAATTTTTACATTGGACAACTCTTTATCTTACTTCATATGTAAAACTAGATGTCCTACAACATATGGTGCCTAAAGAAAGACTACTCTTTAGCTCTATTTcgtaatttttcaaaaatttttgtaACGTGCAACctattactcctattataaaTATGCAAAGAAAGTGAGTATCAATAGCCACTCTTTTGGCAAGCTGATGAAATCTGGTGATGACAAAGCTTGTGTTTCATTGaaatttgtgattaatttcCAATAGtttaggtaaaaaaaaaatacaaaatcaccTTCCATAGCTTGGGggtatttaaatttgaaaaaaaaaataaaaaaattgcgAAAAGACAAAAAAACCGTGTAATTATCGTAGTCCAGGGGATGACAAATGATACGTTTAAAGTTCTTGGACCGTATACATAACAAACCTTAAGTTCAGAATCTATATTTGTTGTTCACTCTTACATATTTCATTTCCCTTTTACTGCAATTAATTAGCATTGCTCATATACCATTAACTGATTATACTCTTTTACTCCGTATTGATTTGAATGAAAGTTGAATGATGGATAAGTGGAGTAGTAATAATCAAAACAGatggtaaataaaaaaaattgagacacATGATCCAACACGCATATCAATAGTAATCATTATAATTCCATAACAAATTTCACCAACTCCGCATCTAAGATACGGCACAATTTAGTATACTTCTCGATTTAGTCATCAACCAAACATAAATATTAAGACTATagcaattataaaataaaataaaaagaccTTATAAGAAAACTCATTAACCAAACTAAGCATATGCCTTTCCAATCCTTCATCACACGGTCACACTCGGGAACTTGCACGACCCATGACCTGCAAGAGCAACACTCAATTTCACtcaacatataaaatatttgaacatGGTATGATgttagggtagtgataaaatgcagatttcaaactcctcaacacagtGTCAAGACATTGTaaaatttcgattttgaaGTCAGTACATCGTCAAAgatgatactgtgttgacattttctattgattttattttatcatatgttgacattttctaacgatccagatcatagttttgagtttttacGATATTTAGAGCTTgaatttgattacatccctgttatattaataatatagtaaCCAATAAATAAAGTGTAATTAAACTTACTAGGATCAACAATGGTCTGAACTGCAAGGCCATCGAAGTAACAAGACGCACCATCACCTCTAAACTTGGACCAATAAGAGCTGAATGCATAGTTAGCATGAGACACGATTGACACAGGCGTGTAGCATGCCCCACCCGGGGCTAGCTCGTTGCAAGTGGCGTTGCCTTGCAGGCAGGCGAACTCCACAGCCGGAGCCAAGTCCACTTCCCTCATTGTCTTGGTGGCCAAAACGCACCATATCTTCCCTTTGTAAGGCCGGTTATTCACCGGCTTCGCCAAATGTCGCGCCGCCCCGCCCTTATCTCCGGCCGGGCACGACCCGGCCAAATCCATCTggaacaaatttatttaagtgAACTTGCATTATTTTGATGGagtgacattttttaaattatttatgttaaGGAGAGGAAAGTACGTATGAAGgaataagtaaaatatatcTAAAAATCGAATATTCgtagtaaaatttattcaaaattcgGTCATGATATTCttgtttttccaattttggtatgctataaaatctaaaatttgttactccatatatctataatttgaataagaatttttttttaataaaataacgtgaggaaatgtgtttttttggtttgattaaaaaaaatactcactACGTCCGGCAATTAAATACACATTTCGAttcgggttttaagaaatcatttgactttatgaaaaaaatgagtaaaaaaattagtgaaatgtcgGCCCAATTTTTAGTGGAGTATCGGGACACACTtactaaaagtgaaaaaaaggtaaatgtaCGGTGGACTGcccgaaatgacaaaacacGTCAGGTTTTGGCCGCTAAAACACTAAGATGATACCTGGTGAATGGATCGGCCGCTGCTGCTGAGAATCCCCCAATGCCTCTCGGTGCCGGGGCCGGGCTTCTGGTTCTCGTCGTAGAGAGAGAATATGAAGGTCGGAATCTCAACTCCTGGCCGAGCCGGGGTCCCGAGAGGTGGCTCGTACGACATCTTGGCCGCGAGATTGCAGAGGTAAGTAGCCGAGTTGTAGGCGTTGGCACCGGGCTGGTCGATGTCGCCTTCGTGTGGCCACCCGGTCTCGGAGATGGCCATCCGGATGCCCTCGAAACCAAGCTTCGCCATCGCGAAGTTGACGGAATCGAGCATTTGATCCAGAGCATTCGTGTAGATTAATCCACTATTTGGATCGGTGTAAGTTAGGTTGCCTTCCTTGAGCAATGCGAAGTCTAGGCTCATTGTTGTGGGATTTTTAGACCATGGGAAAAATGGGTACACATCTAGGAAAATAAATGATCTTGTGCcgtttaaaaatttcattagtGACCTCATCACTTGGGCCGGGATGTCGGACCGGAATTTCCCGGCCGAGGGCGGGAAACTCGTCTCGAGGACGTCCATGGCCACCGGGGTCCCCACTTTGATGTTGTGGATGTTTAGCTCGCTTAGCGATTT harbors:
- the LOC125221066 gene encoding pectinesterase-like, whose protein sequence is MVDRKSNATTLGAALVVACLAAAVAANDEKKQALMANICEDTGMGDSCNEGDIKEAKEAIKKAFDAAVEELKMEIKNATMYKELEKDYMTRQALDKCERVLASAIDEIYTSFEKISQYETGHNMDYVLGEIKIWLSGAIGDKETCFDSFAKTKSESNAKEKVREMLKTSGRLLTKSLAMVIEFEKNYESVKKDLGELVNSVKTPRQLLDDENIPDYVSGQGRKLVENPKIALKPNVVVAQDGSGNFKTFTEAVQTVPKQSSVPYVILVKEGLYMEYVMIPKMTDNVVLIGEGPLKTIISGNKSFAEGFRTGDTSTLTVEGRLFTAKDIGVENTRGPEGQFFRECRISRTVDFIFGNAVTALQKCVMVVRKPMPRQTCEVTVQGREEKNVTGITIIQGCNITAEDAFLNAQPPIAAYLGRPWKTMSRTIIMQTTIEGFISPDGWQPWDGTLGLSTLFYAEYKNYGPGADTSKRVDWAGIQHFADDEAAKPWTPLVHFLIDDWIRDTGVPFDPVFM
- the LOC125217770 gene encoding probable glucan endo-1,3-beta-glucosidase A6, producing the protein MKTTILALSLCYIVSLSSALLGSEKIGINYGRIGNNLPSPYRSIELLQSMNVRHVKLYDSDPEVLKLLSETDIHVSIMIPNDQISRIASNRSEADQWVNQNILTHYPSTRIRFVLVGNEVFSNNDKQMWLDLVPAMRYIRKSLSELNIHNIKVGTPVAMDVLETSFPPSAGKFRSDIPAQVMRSLMKFLNGTRSFIFLDVYPFFPWSKNPTTMSLDFALLKEGNLTYTDPNSGLIYTNALDQMLDSVNFAMAKLGFEGIRMAISETGWPHEGDIDQPGANAYNSATYLCNLAAKMSYEPPLGTPARPGVEIPTFIFSLYDENQKPGPGTERHWGILSSSGRSIHQMDLAGSCPAGDKGGAARHLAKPVNNRPYKGKIWCVLATKTMREVDLAPAVEFACLQGNATCNELAPGGACYTPVSIVSHANYAFSSYWSKFRGDGASCYFDGLAVQTIVDPSHGSCKFPSVTV